Genomic window (Nitrosophilus kaiyonis):
ACATCAACTTAGTTCATGCTATATCGGTTCAACTCCTGATAATATTGAGGGTATTTTTGATAGTTATAAAGAGATGGCACTTTTGAGTAAATATGGCGGTGGCATAGGATGGGATTGGACAAGAGTTAGAGGAATGGGAAGTTATATTGATGGACATAAAAATGCCGCTGGGGGAATAATTCCATTTTTGAAAATAACAAACGATATAGCAATTGCAGTTGATCAATTAGGTACAAGAAAAGGTGCAATTGCAGTATATATAGAGCCGTGGCATATTGATATAAAAGACTTTTTGGATTTAAAGAAAAACTCTGGGGAGGAAAGAAGAAGGGCTCATGATCTTTTTCCTGCATTATGGATAAATGATCTTTTTATGAAAAGAGTTCAAGAGGATGGTATTTGGACACTATTTGACCCTTATGAGACAAAAGATTTAAGTGAAGTTTGGGGAGAAGAGTTTGAGAAAAAGTATTGTGAGTATGAAAAAAGAGATGATATTATAAAAGAGAGAGTAAGAGCAAAAGAGCTTTGGAAGAAGATTCTTCTTAGCTATTTTGAGACTGGAAGTCCATTTTTATGTTTTAAAGATAATGCAAACAGATGTAATCCAAATGGGCATTTTGGAATTATTAGAAGCAGTAACCTTTGTACAGAGATTTTTCAAAACACTGAACCAAACTATTACAAAGTAAAAGTTAAATTTGAAGATGGAAGTGTAAAACTTTTTGATGAATTTGAAGATGTTGAAGTGGATGGTGGAATTGTTAAAAAAGCTAAAAAAATTACTGCACTTGATAGTATAAATGGGAAAAAAGTTTTTATTGTTGAAAAAGAGAAAGTTGATGGAGCAACAGCAGTTTGTAACCTGGCAAGTATTAATCTAAGCAAAGTAAATAAAAAAGAGGATATCGAAAGAGTTGTTCCAATTGCTATAAGAATGCTTGATAATGTAATTGATCTAAATTTTTATCCTCTTGAGAAAGTCAAAAACACAAATTTAAAAACAAGAGCTATTGGTTTAGGAGTTATGGGTGAAGCCCAAATGCTTGCAGAGCATAAAATAGAGTGGGGAAGTGATGAGCATTTAAATAAAATCGATGAGATAATGGAAGCTATTAGCTATAATGCAATAAAAGCATCATCAAATTTGGCTCTTGAAAAGGGAAGATATCCTGAATTTGAAGGATCAAACTGGTCAAAAGGAATACTTCCAATAGATGTTGCAAATAAAGAAGCAAAAAAGTTAACTCCAAATAGGGGAGGACTTTTTGGATATACATATGATTGGAATGCATTAAGAGAAAAAGTAAAAAAAGATGGTATGAGAAATGGATATTTA
Coding sequences:
- a CDS encoding ribonucleoside-diphosphate reductase subunit alpha; protein product: MLTVIKRNGRIEPLDISKIQKYTFAAVAGLEGVSQSELEVDAKIQFRDRITTEEIQQTLIRTAVDKIDVDRPNWTFVAARLFLYDLYHKVSGFTGYNHLRDYFERGEKEGRIVPGLKDKYDLDDLNSYIKPERDLQFTYLGIKTLYDRYLLKDKNNNPIELPQHLFMAVAMFLAQNELDSQTWAKRFYDVISRFEVMVATPTLSNARTPRHQLSSCYIGSTPDNIEGIFDSYKEMALLSKYGGGIGWDWTRVRGMGSYIDGHKNAAGGIIPFLKITNDIAIAVDQLGTRKGAIAVYIEPWHIDIKDFLDLKKNSGEERRRAHDLFPALWINDLFMKRVQEDGIWTLFDPYETKDLSEVWGEEFEKKYCEYEKRDDIIKERVRAKELWKKILLSYFETGSPFLCFKDNANRCNPNGHFGIIRSSNLCTEIFQNTEPNYYKVKVKFEDGSVKLFDEFEDVEVDGGIVKKAKKITALDSINGKKVFIVEKEKVDGATAVCNLASINLSKVNKKEDIERVVPIAIRMLDNVIDLNFYPLEKVKNTNLKTRAIGLGVMGEAQMLAEHKIEWGSDEHLNKIDEIMEAISYNAIKASSNLALEKGRYPEFEGSNWSKGILPIDVANKEAKKLTPNRGGLFGYTYDWNALREKVKKDGMRNGYLMAIAPTSSISILTGTTQTIEPVYKRKWFEENLSGLIPVVVPNLSPETWQYYTPAYDLDQRVLIKAAAVRQKWIDQGQSVNIFIRLDKASGKYLHEIYTLAWKLGLKSTYYLRSQSPEVATDVADRSMECLGCQ